In Armatimonadota bacterium, the sequence GGCGCGCAGATGAGCGCCGCCCTGGCTGAGCTACGCGCCGATCCGCGCGTGCTGCGCGCGGAGCCCAATGTGCGGCGTCGGATTCTCACCCTTAACCCGCCGAATGAGCCGGGTTGGACAGCCACCGACCCGCAGCCCGATTACACCACGCGGACCTACGGCGAGTCGATTGCCGCCGCGGACCAGAAAACCTACATGTGGGCGCTCCAGAAGATCAACGCTCTGGATGCCTGGCGCGATTACCCTGGCACATACTACATGTCCGCCACGAAGCCGGCGAACCCCGTCAAGATCGCCGTGATCGACACCGGGTGTGACCTGGCGCATCCGGACTGGCTGAACGTGGGGGGCAGCAGCGCTAACGCCGCGCAGGGGGGACAGCTCGACCTGGCCGATGCCGTTTCGTTCCTCGGAGGCACCGGACAGGCGCAGCCGCTGACCGACGATCAGGTTGGGCACGGCACGTTCACAGCGGGAATCGTGGGCGCTGCCGCCAATAACGGCGGAACGGTCAACCCCGTCGGGGGGGCCATCGGGATCGCGTACGCCGCACAGGTGATGCCGATCCAGGTCCTGAACGACGCGTCAACCGGTTCGGTAGACGACGAGATCAGCGGCATCTACTGGGCGGTGGACCACGGCGCGCAGGTGATCAGTCTCAGTCTCGGCGACTATACGTACTCTTCCTTCGAGCAGGATGCGGTGGACTATGCCTGGCAGCATAACGTCCTGGTTGTCGCCGCGGCGGGCAACGATGGAGGCGCCGACGCGCTCGGAAACCCCGGGCAGAACCGTCCCCTGTACCCCGCGTGCGACAATCACGTGCTCGCGGTTGGCGCCACCGACCACTATGACACACCTGCCTCCTACTCGAATCACGGGCAGTATCTGGGCATCGCCGCTCCGGGAGGCGATCTGGACCCGAATGTGACGGTGCCCATCTACGGGGTCCTGGATGTACCCGTTCAGTTCACCGTATGGTCCTGTATGCCCACCCATCCGTTCCAATTGCAGGTGCAATCCGACGGTATGGGGGGTACTATCAACGATTACCTGCACGAGAACTATGACTACGCGCCGGGTACGTCGGCCGCGTGTCCTTTCGTGGCCGGCCTCGCCGGTCTGTACGCGCAGAAATTCGGGATCACCCGCAACACCCCCAACGCCGCCGCCACCCTCTACCAGGCGCTTCAGCGGAGCGCGGTCAATACCCAGGCCGTTGCCAATGGTGGATGGAGCGAGTACGGTGGTTTCGGGCGGATCGACGCGGCGAAAACACTCGGTAACGTCGATACGCGCAACGCGACAGTTGGGTGCATTGTCGGTAAGGTGACGACCAATGCCAACGCCGAAACGGGAATCCGCATCACGGCGACCATGGGTACGGTAACGAAGAGCGTAAACACACGCAGCCCCGACGGCGGCTTCCGGATCGCCAACCTCGCGCCGGGACAGTGGGCAGTTACAGCGTCCACCACAACGTCCATCGGCACTGTGGTAGTGACGGTTCGGCCCGGCGTGGACAATTTCGGTGCGGACTTCAACTTCCCATGGCCGTATGGCGATATCGATCACAACGGCATTGTGGATATGCGCGACGCGGTTGAGGCGGCGCGGATGATCGCCGGGACGGACCCCATGGACCCGTACGGCCAACAGCGCCTCGACATCTACCCATGGGCGGGTGTGGGCGGCCCCCTCCACGGGGACGGTACGCTGGACTATCGCGACGTTGCGCAGATCATGCGCATCGCGGCCGGCCTGCGGCTTCTGTGAGTTAGCTGGAAACGCCACGGCACGCCGTGGCGATTCCAGCCGCGGTTTCAAGCGCGCGGGGCGGTTCGTCCTCCGTGTGACATTGAGCTTCCACGGTCACGGCTGGACTCCGGTCTTCGTATCCCCTTCGCCGAAAACGGCTACCATGCCCGCGCGATCGGTATGGCTCCGCATCCGTCATCTCGACTCTCCTGAAAAAGCACAGACTCACCACCACGCCTACCGAGGCGTCAGCCAAGCCTGGTGTTCTCCGCCCGGATGCCCGATTCCGTTCCCGGCGGATGAATAACACGGCTGTCTCCACCTGTAGTAATCCATGTCAGGCATACACGCACCGCTCAGCGGGGCAGGAACTACAGGAACCAAAGGAGAATCAGATGAACAACGTCAGTTCGGGAAAAGCGATGGTAGGGGGCTTCGTCGGGACAGCGGTGATGACGGTTATGCTCTACGCCGCGAATATGATGGGCCTGGTCCAGATGGACCTTGCCGGGATGGTCGGATCGATGATGAACGGCGGGCACCACCCGCCGATGATGAGCGGGATATGGTGGTTGGGTATGATGGTGCACTTCGTGAATGGCTCCATCGTCTTCCCGCTCGTCTACACGCACTTCGTTCACCGTATACTTCCCGGTGCTCCCGTTGTGCGCGGTCTGTTGTGGGGCACGGCGCTGTGGCTAGGCATGGAGACGATGGCCTTCCCCATGGTGGGGCTGGGCTTCTTCGGCACCAAGACCCCGAGTCCGATGATGATGGTTGCCGGGCCCATGATGTTACACATAGTCTACGGCGCCATCCTCGGCGCGATTGCCGGCGCGCCGGCAAAGGACCACGGCGGCGAGTGGTCGAGTGGCGCGCCGATGTTGGCACACTGAGAGCGATTGACCAAGGATGCGGATGCTGGGGGCGAGATGCTTGTTGGCCGTTGGCCAGATGCGCCTCGCCCCCTGATCGCGCCTTCAGCGAGCCGCTTTCCGCACAGCATCGAGCACCTCTTCCGCCGCAGCGCGGATCCTGTAGTCCTCATTTTCATAGGCGAATGAAATGCGCCGCTTGCGGTCAATAACAAACGTGCCCGGCTTCAGTACCCCGTTCGTGTAGACCCCGGCGTACTTCCGTGCGGCTTCGCCGTTCCGGTCCGACAGGAAGGTGATGAAGTCAGCCTTCTCCCTGTCCTGCATCTGCTTCAGGGCGGTCCCGTCCTCATTCGAGATGGCGATAACGGCGGCTCCCGACTTCTGAAACTCTTGTTTGAGCCGGCCCAACTGGGCCAGTTGCGCATGGCAGTACGGTCACCACACACCGCGATAGAACACAAGGACGATGGGTTTCCTGCCCATGATCCTCCCGATGTCCACCTTACGCCCGTCCTCATCCGGCAGCGAGAAGGCTGCTGCCTTCCGGCCGGTGAGGCTCTTTGGCGCCGAATCTGTCCCCGCCGGTTTCTGAGTATACCCCGGCTGCGCTGCCAGCAGCAATAGAACCGGAACCGCCATACCCGGTGGCTTGATGTGATCTCGCATCCCCATACAACCTCCTTTGATTGCCGTCCGAGGCCTGTCACGTTCGGGGACCAATGTCGGTGATGAGACACAATCCCCAAGCATGGTTACACGCGGCGGCGGGTACATTATTCACGTTTCTTTTTTGAACAATCGGCCCGAGCGAGCCTGTAAGACCCTGTGAAAGCACGAGCGGCACGAGCCGCCAAGTCCCGGCCCGCTAGATGCGTGGGCCGAACGAAAGGAAACCGAGATGAGACATATACCATTCCTGCTCCGAGCCGGCGCAGCCGTCGTCGCAGTATCCGCCCTCCAGGCCGCATCCGCATCAGCCGATCCCGGCGGGACCACGCCGACTCCGACAGGGTTCAACAAATACCTGGTCTACATGGCTGAATCCAGCGCCGCTCCAGGGGAATCCACCCTCGGCATGGATCCCGCCACGGTGAACTACTTCCAAAGCCATGTGATGGGCCGGACCCCGGCGCAGATCGCGGCCGACAAGACCGCAGCGAAGGAGTTCTTCTTCGATCGCTTCGGCCTCGACTTCCGAAGCACCCAGGCGGACGCCATGGGCCAGGAGATGATCCCGGGCGCCATGTTCACCGGCTTCTATCAGAGTCCGCAAGTGAACTACCGCGCTTACACCATCTCCGGTGAATCCGTTCCGGCGAGCGGTTGGGAGGTGCGGGATGGTGGCTGGGCCGTAATGCTGACTCAGGAAACGGTGGTCCACGGCGCGTTTGGCGGGCCGGACGGAAAGACGCTGCCAGCCGGTGCGATGTTGGTCTACGGGAACTACAACATTCGAGTGGAGAAGCCCGGGAACCAATCCTCGCGACGGCCTCACCCGCAACCTGAACCGATCGTGATGCATTACCAGTCCTTCACTCCCATCGTGGCGGACGCCAACGGGAATATCGGGTTCATCTGCGACCTCTTCCACCCGGTCTGGGGAGTGGGACGCGCGCGGGGTGTGGTGCAGGGCGGCTCGATTCGCAGCGTACTCAGCTTCCCTCCCGGCCGTTCTTGATCGACGATGGCGGGGAGGCGCGTAGCCGTCTCCCCGCCAATCGGAGAACATCCTCAGTTAATTTTGAACAATTTCCCTGGCGCACACTGTACATTGAATGAATGCCGCTGGGAGAACGTGCGCGGCGAACAAACGAATGATCTTTCAAGCTCCAGATGAAGTGCTGGCCCGCCGCGCGGCGGAAGGTGAGCAGAGCTGTTTCGAGAAGCTCATTGCCCGCCACCGCGACCGGGTCTACCGCATCTGCTATCGATGCGCGGGGAACTCGGAGGATGCCGAGGACTGGGCCCAGGAGTGTTTCATACGCGGGTACACTCAGCTAGGCTATTATGACGCGTCCCGGCCGTTTGCGCCGTGGTTTTACAGGGTGGTCTCGAATGTCTGTATCAACCTGGCACATTCTAGGAACCGGTGGCGGGCAACTGTGGACCTGGGACTGCCGGACGACGGCGGCGAAGTGGCGGCTGAAGGAACCGATCCAGCGGCAGCCATCCTCTCGATCGAGACACGGCGCGCAGTGCTCGAAGCCGTCGAGTCACTGGACCCGAAACTGCGACAGGTTGTGATCTTGCGCGTGCTGGACGGTATGTCGTTCAAGGAGCTTGGTGAGACCTTCGGGGTACCGCTCGCCACAACTTCGACCTGGTTACGGCGGGCGCTGGTGCAGGTGAGACAACAACTTGCCCGGAAAGGCGTGGGGATAGGCTGATGGTAACGTGCGGCTGGGTGCAAAACCGAATACTGGCCTACTTATCCGACGAACTCGGCGTGTCCGAATCCAGCAAGTTGTACCGGCACGTCCAGAAGTGCCTCCGGTGCCAGAAGGCGATGGAACTCCTCTCCGAGACCCAGGACGTGGCAGGCGCAACCCTCATGACCAACGTCCGAGCTCCGGCAGCGATCGACGCCCGTATCATGGCGGCCATCTCCGGCCGCCGGCCGGACCCGGTGCGGCGTTTCCGCTTCTGGAACTGGTGGAGAAAATGAGCGCATCGCCGCGAAAGCTGGCCGCTCCCGAAGCCGGGTGGGAGCCGCACGGAGTTGACCCGGCAATGAGCCTCAG encodes:
- a CDS encoding S8 family serine peptidase encodes the protein MKMFRPRLLALLACFGAVAGANGALPYLSRSERPWTTDRIMVKWRDGSPPVRFHFPVIGTHTQGAMSILRLPRGAQMSAALAELRADPRVLRAEPNVRRRILTLNPPNEPGWTATDPQPDYTTRTYGESIAAADQKTYMWALQKINALDAWRDYPGTYYMSATKPANPVKIAVIDTGCDLAHPDWLNVGGSSANAAQGGQLDLADAVSFLGGTGQAQPLTDDQVGHGTFTAGIVGAAANNGGTVNPVGGAIGIAYAAQVMPIQVLNDASTGSVDDEISGIYWAVDHGAQVISLSLGDYTYSSFEQDAVDYAWQHNVLVVAAAGNDGGADALGNPGQNRPLYPACDNHVLAVGATDHYDTPASYSNHGQYLGIAAPGGDLDPNVTVPIYGVLDVPVQFTVWSCMPTHPFQLQVQSDGMGGTINDYLHENYDYAPGTSAACPFVAGLAGLYAQKFGITRNTPNAAATLYQALQRSAVNTQAVANGGWSEYGGFGRIDAAKTLGNVDTRNATVGCIVGKVTTNANAETGIRITATMGTVTKSVNTRSPDGGFRIANLAPGQWAVTASTTTSIGTVVVTVRPGVDNFGADFNFPWPYGDIDHNGIVDMRDAVEAARMIAGTDPMDPYGQQRLDIYPWAGVGGPLHGDGTLDYRDVAQIMRIAAGLRLL
- a CDS encoding DUF6789 family protein, with the translated sequence MNNVSSGKAMVGGFVGTAVMTVMLYAANMMGLVQMDLAGMVGSMMNGGHHPPMMSGIWWLGMMVHFVNGSIVFPLVYTHFVHRILPGAPVVRGLLWGTALWLGMETMAFPMVGLGFFGTKTPSPMMMVAGPMMLHIVYGAILGAIAGAPAKDHGGEWSSGAPMLAH
- a CDS encoding sigma-70 family RNA polymerase sigma factor, producing the protein MIFQAPDEVLARRAAEGEQSCFEKLIARHRDRVYRICYRCAGNSEDAEDWAQECFIRGYTQLGYYDASRPFAPWFYRVVSNVCINLAHSRNRWRATVDLGLPDDGGEVAAEGTDPAAAILSIETRRAVLEAVESLDPKLRQVVILRVLDGMSFKELGETFGVPLATTSTWLRRALVQVRQQLARKGVGIG